CGCGAAGTGCCCGCGGCGGAACTGGACCCCGGGGAGCTTATCGAGGCCCATCTCGCCGCGGCGCTCGCGGCGCGGCCTGACGATCGCCCCGCCTGCTCGCGTGGCCGCCGCACGCATTACCTGGCGGTGCAGCGCGCCGAGGAATTCATGCGCCGCAACCTGCGGCGGGACATCTACCTGACCGAGCTGTGCAACGCGGCGGGCGTCAGCGAGCGCGCCTTGCGCTATGCGTTCGACGACCTGATGGGCGTGTCGCCCAATCGCTACCTATCCATGCTGCGCCTGTGCACAGCCTGCAAGAACCTCACGCTGTCGGACGCCAGCCGCCGCTCGGTGAAGTCGGTGGCGCTCAGCTGCGGCCTGTGGGATCTCTCACGCTTCGCCGACCACTACCGTCGCGTCTTCGGTGAGCGTCCGCGCGACACGCTGATGCGTTCGCCGCCGTTCGAAGCGGCCTGAACTCCCCCTTCGGCATTTGCAAGACGTGGGCGCCCGCGTGCCCGCTTTCTTCACGTCGTTCCCACCGCATGCCGGATTTGTGCAGGGCGCTGCCGTATTTGCCCAAGGCATTGCCGGATTGGCTTATGCCGTTGCCGGAATGAGGCATTCGGCGGCGCGGAGCATCGCTGTAATGAGCCCCAGGCTTGCCGGTTGCACATGACGTGTGCCGGCAACGCTCGTGGACCTGTATGCGCGGACACACGACGTGCTCTGCGCCGGCCAATAGGGGACAACCTGATGAATCGCATCTACCAACTCGTTTGGTCCGAATCCCGTCGTGCGTGGGTGCCGGCTTCGGAACTCTCGACCCAGCGTCATCGCGTCGCTCGCCAGGTGGGCTTCCTGCCGTCGGCACGCGCCTTCCTGATGACCGGCCTGGCGCTGTGTGCGCTGGCGTATCACCAGGCATCGCATGCGCAGAGCGCGGATGATGCAAAGCTCAACGACCTGATGGGGCTGGCGTCCAAGTACGACCACCCGTCGTCGTCGTCCGGCGCGCCGATCGCCGCGAGCATCGGCGCGCAGCCGGTGTTCAACCGTGTGGCGGTGACGCTGCCGGGCGGTGAGGCAGCGTCGTCCTCCGTGCCGGTCATGCCTCGCAAGAGCACGGTCGCCGGCGTGCGCGCCCGGGCTGGCGTGCCCATCGTGCCGACCAGCCAGCAGATGGGTTCGGGCGTTGCCCTTCCCGCCGACCTGGGTTCGCGCGTCGGTGCGATCTCCGGCGGTGCCAACGTCGCGGCGCTGGGACAAGGCGTGGTGTCGGCCGTGCTTCCCTCGACCAATGACGCGGTGGATCGCAACCGCTCGGTGGTGCTGGCCACGCATGCGAATGCCACAAGCTCGCTCGTGGATAACAACGCACCTGCGGTATTGGGTGCCGATGGGCTCGTCCACGGGGGCACGCCGGCGATTCCCGTGGCGTCCGGTATCGCCGTGCCGCCGGTGAATGCCACGGTAGGCGCACGCGCCACCGTGCTCGCCAGCCAAGGCGACCTGGTGGACGCGCATGCGCACGTCGGTGTCGCCGTGCCGGTGCTCTCGAGCACGCCGCTGGTGAATACCAACGTCAATCTTCACGTCGGTGGGCAGGTACTTTCATCGCTTCAGCCGGTGCTGTCATCGGTCACGAGCGGCACGGGTGCCGGCAACCTGGGCGGCGTGCTGGGTTCGAATGGTCTGGTTTCCTCGCTGCCCG
This genomic interval from Dyella japonica A8 contains the following:
- a CDS encoding ESPR-type extended signal peptide-containing protein codes for the protein MNRIYQLVWSESRRAWVPASELSTQRHRVARQVGFLPSARAFLMTGLALCALAYHQASHAQSADDAKLNDLMGLASKYDHPSSSSGAPIAASIGAQPVFNRVAVTLPGGEAASSSVPVMPRKSTVAGVRARAGVPIVPTSQQMGSGVALPADLGSRVGAISGGANVAALGQGVVSAVLPSTNDAVDRNRSVVLATHANATSSLVDNNAPAVLGADGLVHGGTPAIPVASGIAVPPVNATVGARATVLASQGDLVDAHAHVGVAVPVLSSTPLVNTNVNLHVGGQVLSSLQPVLSSVTSGTGAGNLGGVLGSNGLVSSLPATVDGVNHTVNAVVGGVTAGTPLAGVTGTVLPPVESTLHNVATTLAGASAGSGSGLGGLGGVLGSNGLVSSLPATVDGVNHTVNAVVGGITAGTPLAGVTGTVLPPVESTLHNVATTLAARPLVRAVAWVAWAACWVRTVSFPRCPLRWMA